One region of Prinia subflava isolate CZ2003 ecotype Zambia chromosome 6, Cam_Psub_1.2, whole genome shotgun sequence genomic DNA includes:
- the SGO2 gene encoding shugoshin 2 isoform X1: MHKGATAKSSSVFTSNAAKGWMKKRDGALQAAKWNASLASKIKTKLINNSSMFKVSLQQNNKALAVALSVEKENSRKLRNEKIFLQKELEKLQLHNISLRQKLTCLNKTLIGIDAFLNENLLTAIEISSPSEDLQSSFLLSAGPSSPTGDEFRSARRPARSVDLPAKLPVIATANAKQQGSPSLGGASNSYECTTKLTEEMSSDQVKFASLWPSGRNNRKLIETEPMVDMNRFLKENQRCSESSCSSAFLTHGKNTQSLEQSEEPTEQYRDSSFQSYEYVTERKKNEVLCKSKTQPSIKDFDKKYRSLNLPHHDINSNSNANDRNLQENSSDLSGIIPSPLKFNSKSKTDFSKRLFTDKMKPEETVYDADMELTASDASELLTVTAKGNYKLQQNKINNANSDKILPNFRKVKYCKKDKEKIKSKTEVHSNLHAEEKHSRADNSETSETTDSQTQLFQSQTEQLPAGNSVEQQSGTSKAKDARRTYQVNVMSPRKQETNKGTSSEMFGEVESRMQKPDLSSSVNKIPPEVHCAEHLPFQDSISDILPLQEGFMNTNKKDKKPRIKRKTSQNLSKANTAKSSTEENSQYVEYISKKSPTELNQCDSSKRKQDQKNIIDRKNNQKSSYRQGRETENGIPHKVSQKLDLKSSHFSPGRLKRTLAKAGRKACVIPKENLTRFSVCKSEELKNKHSLLAEAGKKVTVTQQMQIALGTHNGVALNTPQAKEQVDDDANRLKKVDSSAAANKTSHISNFPDKHVKQKKRFSSDITKTRQEKSYVRHFDQGGQNILDDQEVPHEVDSFVSKLKPVIEVDCCKNMPFKADSFSQEGLSNVELPALGNYNAAINFSILKSSEIHGQNDHNEALDASFTEKAEQNTDHISKQSNKNTLTPCHGRKAFQDLTNTSIQVHTSVPRSSQTLEDSAAPRRRGRPTVCYKEPNLHSKLRRGDRFTDTQFLNSPVYKVKNKGSFKSKSRFLEE, from the exons ATGCATAAAGGAGCAACTGCCAAATCATCATCTGTGTTCACCTCAAATGCTGCCAAAGGATGGATGAAGAAGAGGGATGGAGCATTACAAGCTGCAAAATGGAATGCTTCTTTAGCTTCTAAAATCAAAACTAAATTAATAA ATAACTCATCTATGTTTAAAGTATCTTTACAACAAAATAACAAAGCATTAGCTGTGGCTTTGAgtgttgaaaaagaaaattctcgCAAACTAAGGAATGAgaagatttttcttcagaaggaaCTAGAAAAACTCCAGCTTCATAATATCTCACTTCGTCAAAAACTAACTTGTTTG AATAAAACTCTTATTGGAATAGATGCATTTTTGAATGAAAACCTCTTAACTGCAATAGAAATAAGCAGTCCTTCAGAG GATCTCCAGAGTTCCTTTCTGCTGTCAGCTGGCCCAAGCAGCCCCACTGGTGACGAGTTCAGGAGCGCGCGCCGGCCAGCTCG atcTGTAGACTTGCCAGCAAAGCTTCCCGTCATTGCAACAGCTAACGCAAAGCAGCAAGGTAGCCCTTCTCTGGGTGGAGCATCAAATTCTTATGAGTGTACCACTAAATTGACAGAGGAAATGAGTTCAGATCAAGTCAAGTTTGCGTCACTCTGGCCTTCTGGTAGAAATAATCGAAAGTTAATTGAAACGGAACCAATGGTTGACATGAATAGGTTTTTGAAAG aaaATCAACGGTGTTCAGAATCAAGTTGCAGTAGTGCCTTCCTGACTCATGGGAAAAATACACAATCCTTAGAACAGTCTGAGGAGCCTACAGAACAGTATCGTGATAGTTCATTCCAATCCTATGAATATGtgactgaaagaaagaaaaatgaagtgctTTGTAAGTCAAAAACTCAACCTAGTATAAAGGATTTTGATAAAAAATACAGGTCACTGAATCTGCCTCATCATGACATCAACAGTAATAGCAATGCCAATGATAGGAATTTACAGGAGAATTCAAGTGACTTGTCTGGAATTATTCCTTCACCTCTTAAATTTAACAGTAAAAGTAAGACAGATTTTAGCAAGCGGCTTTTTACTGACAAGATGAAGCCGGAAGAAACTGTTTATGATGCTGATATGGAGTTGACTGCCAGTGATGCAAGTGAACTACTCACAGTTACAGCAAAAGGCAATTATAAAttgcaacaaaataaaattaataatgcCAATTCTGACAAAATATTACCAAatttcagaaaagtaaaatattgtaagaaggataaagaaaagattaaaagcAAGACTGAGGTCCATTCAAATTTGCATGCAGAAGAAAAGCACTCTAGGGCTGACAATAGTGAAACTTCAGAAACTACTGATTCACAAACTCAGCTATTCCAAAGTCAAACAGAACAGCTACCTGCAGGAAATTCTGTAGAGCAACAGAGTGGAACAAGTAAAGCTAAGGATGCCAGGAGGACATACCAGGTTAATGTAATGAGTCCAAGAAAACAAGAGACGAATAAAGGAACTTCCTCAGAAATGTTTGGAGAAGTGGAAAGCAGAATGCAAAAACCAGACTTAAGCTCATCTGTTAACAAGATACCACCAGAAGTTCATTGTGCTGAACATTTACCATTCCAAGATAGCATTTCTGATATACTGCCTTTACAGGAGGGCTTTATGAATacaaacaagaaagataaaaaaccaagaataaagaggaaaacttctcaaaacctttccaaagcaaacacagcaaaatccTCTACAGAGGAAAATAGCCAGTATGTAgaatatatttcaaaaaaatctcCAACAGAGCTAAACCAATGTGACAGCAGTAAGAGAAAACAAGACCAAAAGAATATTATagacagaaaaaacaaccaaaaaagtAGTTACAGACAAggcagagaaactgaaaatggCATTCCTCATAAAGTTAGCCAGAAACTAGACCTAAAGAGCAGCCATTTTTCGCCAGGCAGATTGAAGCGTACATTGGCAAAGGCCGGCCGGAAAGCGTGTGTAATACCAAAGGAAAATCTTACACGGTTCTCAGTTTGTAAAagtgaagaattaaaaaacaagcaTTCATTGCTTGCAGAGGCTGGAAAGAAAGTAACTGTAACTCAGCAAATGCAAATAGCTTTAGGTACTCACAATGGTGTAGCTCTGAATACACCACAAGCTAAAGAACAGGTTGATGATGATGCTAACAGGTTAAAGAAGGTAgattcctcagcagcagcaaataaaacCTCCCACATAAGTAATTTTCCTGATAAGcatgtaaagcagaaaaaaaggtttAGTTCTGATATTACTAAGAccagacaagaaaaaagttATGTCAGGCATTTTGATCAGGGGGGTCAGAATATTTTGGATGACCAGGAAGTCCCTCATGAAGTGGATTCCTTTGTAAGTAAGTTGAAGCCTGTGATTGAAGTTGACTGCTGTAAGAATATGCCATTTAAGGCAGATAGCTTTTCCCAGGAAGGTCTTTCCAACGTGGAGCTCCCAGCTCTTGGTAACTACAATGCTGCCATCAATTTCTCTATACTGAAAAGCTCTGAAATCCATGGGCAAAATGATCATAATGAAGCACTGGATGCTTCATTCACcgaaaaagcagaacaaaatacGGATCATATTTCTAAACAGAGTAACAAAAATACTCTGACACCTTGTCATG GGAGAAAAGCTTTCCAAGACCTGACAAATACTAGTATACAAGTTCACACTTCTGTACCTAGATCCTCCCAAACTTTAGAAGACTCAGCAGCACCCCGGAGACGAGGCAGACCCACTGTTTGCTACAAGGAACCCAATCTACACAG caAATTAAGGCGAGGGGATCGATTTACAGATACACAGTTCCTGAATTCCCCAGTctacaaagtaaaaaataaaggaagttttaaaagcaaatcaaGATTTTTGGAAGAATAG
- the SGO2 gene encoding shugoshin 2 isoform X2 — MHKGATAKSSSVFTSNAAKGWMKKRDGALQAAKWNASLASKIKTKLINNSSMFKVSLQQNNKALAVALSVEKENSRKLRNEKIFLQKELEKLQLHNISLRQKLTCLNKTLIGIDAFLNENLLTAIEISSPSEDLQSSFLLSAGPSSPTGDEFRSARRPARSVDLPAKLPVIATANAKQQGSPSLGGASNSYECTTKLTEEMSSDQVKFASLWPSGRNNRKLIETEPMVDMNRFLKENQRCSESSCSSAFLTHGKNTQSLEQSEEPTEQYRDSSFQSYEYVTERKKNEVLWRKAFQDLTNTSIQVHTSVPRSSQTLEDSAAPRRRGRPTVCYKEPNLHSKLRRGDRFTDTQFLNSPVYKVKNKGSFKSKSRFLEE, encoded by the exons ATGCATAAAGGAGCAACTGCCAAATCATCATCTGTGTTCACCTCAAATGCTGCCAAAGGATGGATGAAGAAGAGGGATGGAGCATTACAAGCTGCAAAATGGAATGCTTCTTTAGCTTCTAAAATCAAAACTAAATTAATAA ATAACTCATCTATGTTTAAAGTATCTTTACAACAAAATAACAAAGCATTAGCTGTGGCTTTGAgtgttgaaaaagaaaattctcgCAAACTAAGGAATGAgaagatttttcttcagaaggaaCTAGAAAAACTCCAGCTTCATAATATCTCACTTCGTCAAAAACTAACTTGTTTG AATAAAACTCTTATTGGAATAGATGCATTTTTGAATGAAAACCTCTTAACTGCAATAGAAATAAGCAGTCCTTCAGAG GATCTCCAGAGTTCCTTTCTGCTGTCAGCTGGCCCAAGCAGCCCCACTGGTGACGAGTTCAGGAGCGCGCGCCGGCCAGCTCG atcTGTAGACTTGCCAGCAAAGCTTCCCGTCATTGCAACAGCTAACGCAAAGCAGCAAGGTAGCCCTTCTCTGGGTGGAGCATCAAATTCTTATGAGTGTACCACTAAATTGACAGAGGAAATGAGTTCAGATCAAGTCAAGTTTGCGTCACTCTGGCCTTCTGGTAGAAATAATCGAAAGTTAATTGAAACGGAACCAATGGTTGACATGAATAGGTTTTTGAAAG aaaATCAACGGTGTTCAGAATCAAGTTGCAGTAGTGCCTTCCTGACTCATGGGAAAAATACACAATCCTTAGAACAGTCTGAGGAGCCTACAGAACAGTATCGTGATAGTTCATTCCAATCCTATGAATATGtgactgaaagaaagaaaaatgaagtgctTT GGAGAAAAGCTTTCCAAGACCTGACAAATACTAGTATACAAGTTCACACTTCTGTACCTAGATCCTCCCAAACTTTAGAAGACTCAGCAGCACCCCGGAGACGAGGCAGACCCACTGTTTGCTACAAGGAACCCAATCTACACAG caAATTAAGGCGAGGGGATCGATTTACAGATACACAGTTCCTGAATTCCCCAGTctacaaagtaaaaaataaaggaagttttaaaagcaaatcaaGATTTTTGGAAGAATAG